GCCGCCGATCTCGGTGCGGAAGCGATGAGTTTTTGGTCGGGCACTCCCGACGACAACGCCGGGGAAGCGATTTGGCTCAAGCGATTGTTGGATGGTTGCCGGTGGCTCGTCGATGTCGCCGATCGCCATGCCGTGAATCTCGCCTTTGAACCCGAACCCGGAATGTTCATTGATCGCATGGCTCGCTATGCGACGCTTCGGGAGCAGGTTCCGCACCCGCGTTGGGGATTAACGCTCGACGTGGGCCATTTGCATTGTCTGGGCGAGACGCCGATTCCGGAACAGATCCTCCGCTGGGGCATGGACTTACGGAATGTCCACATTGAGGATATGAAGGCCGGGATCCACGATCATCTTCGCTTTGGCGAGGGTGAAATGGATTTCCCCCCGATTTTGCGTGCCCTGCAAACGGTGGCCTATTCGGGGGGCGTCTGCGTGGAGTTGTCGCGGCATTCGCATGATGCGGTTCGCACCGCGGAACATGCGATCCAATCGCTGCACCGCTGGCTCCCCCCCCGAGTCTCTCCGACTCCGACCCGATTGGCCTAGGATTCGTCTATGATTCGCGCAGCCACGCCCGATGATGTCCCCACGATTGTGCAATTGATTGGCGAATTGGCGGAATACGAAAAACTCGCCCACGAAGTCGTCATCGAGCCGCAAGCCCTGCATGAGCATCTGTTTGGGGCAAAACCGGTCGCCGAAGTGCTGATTGCCGAACAAGCCGGGCAGCCTGTGGGCTTTGCACTGTTCTTCACGAACTATTCGACATTTGTCGGCAAGCCCGGCTTATGGCTCGAAGATCTGTTCGTTCGTCCCAACGCTCGTGGCCATGGGCATGGCAAAGCGCTATTCCTGGCCGTCTCACAATTGGCAGTTGATCGGAACTACGGCCGCATGGAATGGTCCGTCTTGGATTGGAACGAGCCATCCATTCGCTTCTACCAGTCGATGGGCGCGATTGCAATGGACGAATGGACAAACTACCGTCTTACTCCAACGGCACTCCGGTCGCTCGTCGCTCAGCAGCAACCCGGCCCTTCGCCGCAATCTTAATCCAATTACATCACCAAACCGGATTCCACCAGGAACGCGGATTCCACCTATCCCGCCACGGACGGCGATTATTCCAGCCACAACAGCTGCCCAGACTGCTCATTCTCCGCAAACGATTTATTTTACCTCAACTTCGTGCGTGCTCCTGTCTACTGTGTTAGAAGAGACAGTAGGAAACCTGGAGTTGCACCGATGTTACCGCTCCTCTTGGGGCTGACACTCACGGTATCTCAGCCCTCCCCCACCGCCGTGGCCCAGTTCGGCTATACGTGGCCGGTGGACCGCGATCGGCACCCCGAACACATCATCGCGGGTGCCTCTCAAGCGTATGTCCCCCAGGAAGGGGACCTGCTGTTCTATTCTGCGAAACGACCGCTGTTTCGCATGCTTTACGCCATGGCTGGCACGTTCAAACCGTACCATTCAGCGATTGTGGTCCGTCGTGCGAATGGCTCATTCGCGCTGCTCGAAGCCGGGCCACGCGGCTATGAGGAAGTCGTCTTACTGACATTTGAAGAACGATTCCGCACCCACTTTGAGACATCCGAAGAGGGGGTCATCTGGGTGCGACGGCTCAAATGTCCGTTGTCGCCCATGGAATCGGCCCGCTTGACCCAGTTTGCCGAAACGCAAGTTGGGAAAGACTTTGCATTCGGTCGCCTGGCCATGCAAGTGACTCCGCTGCGCTCGCGCGGCGTGTTGGGACGATTTACCAAGAAATCGACGCCGGCGAACAAGACGTGGTTCTGCTCGGAGTTGGTGGCCACCGCGCTCCTGGACATGGGCCGCGCTCGCGGAAGCTACGATGTTCGACAAATCTTCCCGCGCGATCAATTCTATGATCGCATCATGGACCTCAGCCCCGGTTGGGAGTTGCCCCGGCGTTGGACCTGGCGGCCCTGCCCATCCGATCCCAGTCAGTCCATGCAAGACATTCGCACCATGCCACGCGGCGGGGTGGTTCCGTAGGCCGGATGCTTCCCCGAATCAATCGATCCGAGCCATTGCGATCCGTCCCACGGAATGGGGCGGATCGTGTGATTTTCGGGAATTTCCTGCGAG
This DNA window, taken from Tuwongella immobilis, encodes the following:
- a CDS encoding sugar phosphate isomerase/epimerase family protein, yielding MWLGYNTNGFAHHRLHDALTILADLGYQGVALTLDVHHLDPTSPNRLAEIAAVRKRLQQLNLRCVIETGARFLLDAKRKHQPTLLSADSAGRNRRREFLADAIAIAADLGAEAMSFWSGTPDDNAGEAIWLKRLLDGCRWLVDVADRHAVNLAFEPEPGMFIDRMARYATLREQVPHPRWGLTLDVGHLHCLGETPIPEQILRWGMDLRNVHIEDMKAGIHDHLRFGEGEMDFPPILRALQTVAYSGGVCVELSRHSHDAVRTAEHAIQSLHRWLPPRVSPTPTRLA
- a CDS encoding GNAT family N-acetyltransferase translates to MIRAATPDDVPTIVQLIGELAEYEKLAHEVVIEPQALHEHLFGAKPVAEVLIAEQAGQPVGFALFFTNYSTFVGKPGLWLEDLFVRPNARGHGHGKALFLAVSQLAVDRNYGRMEWSVLDWNEPSIRFYQSMGAIAMDEWTNYRLTPTALRSLVAQQQPGPSPQS